In Dermacentor albipictus isolate Rhodes 1998 colony chromosome 6, USDA_Dalb.pri_finalv2, whole genome shotgun sequence, the following proteins share a genomic window:
- the LOC139061117 gene encoding uncharacterized protein isoform X2, whose protein sequence is MYSRDMSPRDDDDYGVHSSRRGANGFTRRDRLLIPVPRRRDTDNHDLSCYSFAMVFLVFLVVCMVLLAMQGRLQGKLQGVVQDADAAASPLHRPASPGHDGALKSQARLHERLHRQSREAPTRRQRPVKIDAPDFHRRTTSAAHPHSNAPERSTPPTLRRDRSLSTGEISHVTTAFTVEEEENGGAEASRMPSLPPSAETPPAGSYKPETGVAEAIPTPSNNEDRRVPTDSVRLHPLPIDAPPGNGERDDDEGYVDG, encoded by the exons ATGTACTCCCGGGACATGTCACCCAGAGATGACGACGACTACGGCGTCCACTCCTCACGACGTGGAGCCAACGGATTTACACGACGCGACCGGCTGCTCATCCCAGTGCCACGACGCAGGGACACCGACAA TCACGACCTCTCCTGCTACTCGTTCGCCATGGTGTTCCTGGTGTTCCTGGTGGTGTGCATGGTCCTCCTTGCCATGCAGGGAAGACTGCAGGGAAAACTGCAGGGGGTCGTCCAAGACGCGGACGCTGCGGCCTCTCCCTTGCATCGTCCCGCCAGCCCCGGGCACGACGGCGCACTAAAAAGTCAG GCCCGTCTTCACGAACGCTTGCATCGACAGTCAAGAGAGGCCCCAACGCGCAGGCAGCGACCGGTAAAGATCGACGCCCCAGACTTTCATCGGCGAACCACCTCGGCTGCGCACCCACATTCGAATGCACCGGAGCGGAGTACCCCGCCTACCCTTCGGCGAGACCGCTCTCTCAGCACCGGCGAGATCTCGCACGTGAC GACGGCATTCACTGTCGAAGAGGAGGAGAACGGTGGGGCTGAAGCATCgcgaatgccttcgctgccgcccTCGGCCGAGACGCCCCCTGCTGGTAGCTACAAGCCCGAGACGGGCGTCGCGGAGGCCATACCGACGCCCTCGAACAATGAAGATCGCAGAGTCCCCACTGACAGCGTTAGACTCCATCCGCTGCCGATCGACGCGCCCCCTGGCAATGGAGAGCGGGACGACGACGAAGGATATGTCGACGGATAG
- the LOC139061117 gene encoding uncharacterized protein isoform X1 codes for MVLHALFCMQPRALVRGCHLRYCSRPFRGKRRAKRQGVHSSGREKDDARALAGAVMYSRDMSPRDDDDYGVHSSRRGANGFTRRDRLLIPVPRRRDTDNHDLSCYSFAMVFLVFLVVCMVLLAMQGRLQGKLQGVVQDADAAASPLHRPASPGHDGALKSQARLHERLHRQSREAPTRRQRPVKIDAPDFHRRTTSAAHPHSNAPERSTPPTLRRDRSLSTGEISHVTTAFTVEEEENGGAEASRMPSLPPSAETPPAGSYKPETGVAEAIPTPSNNEDRRVPTDSVRLHPLPIDAPPGNGERDDDEGYVDG; via the exons ATGGTTTTACATGCATTGTTTTGCATGCAACCCAGAGCCCTGGTACGCGGCTGCCACTTACGTTACTGTAGTCGCCCTTTTCGAGGTAAGCGGAGGGCGAAGAGACAAGGTGTGCACAGTTCTGGACGGGAGAAGGACGACGCCCGCGCTCTTGCGGGAGCAGTGATGTACTCCCGGGACATGTCACCCAGAGATGACGACGACTACGGCGTCCACTCCTCACGACGTGGAGCCAACGGATTTACACGACGCGACCGGCTGCTCATCCCAGTGCCACGACGCAGGGACACCGACAA TCACGACCTCTCCTGCTACTCGTTCGCCATGGTGTTCCTGGTGTTCCTGGTGGTGTGCATGGTCCTCCTTGCCATGCAGGGAAGACTGCAGGGAAAACTGCAGGGGGTCGTCCAAGACGCGGACGCTGCGGCCTCTCCCTTGCATCGTCCCGCCAGCCCCGGGCACGACGGCGCACTAAAAAGTCAG GCCCGTCTTCACGAACGCTTGCATCGACAGTCAAGAGAGGCCCCAACGCGCAGGCAGCGACCGGTAAAGATCGACGCCCCAGACTTTCATCGGCGAACCACCTCGGCTGCGCACCCACATTCGAATGCACCGGAGCGGAGTACCCCGCCTACCCTTCGGCGAGACCGCTCTCTCAGCACCGGCGAGATCTCGCACGTGAC GACGGCATTCACTGTCGAAGAGGAGGAGAACGGTGGGGCTGAAGCATCgcgaatgccttcgctgccgcccTCGGCCGAGACGCCCCCTGCTGGTAGCTACAAGCCCGAGACGGGCGTCGCGGAGGCCATACCGACGCCCTCGAACAATGAAGATCGCAGAGTCCCCACTGACAGCGTTAGACTCCATCCGCTGCCGATCGACGCGCCCCCTGGCAATGGAGAGCGGGACGACGACGAAGGATATGTCGACGGATAG
- the LOC139061117 gene encoding uncharacterized protein isoform X3 produces the protein MTTTTASTPHDVEPTDLHDATGCSSQCHDAGTPTSQCHDLSCYSFAMVFLVFLVVCMVLLAMQGRLQGKLQGVVQDADAAASPLHRPASPGHDGALKSQARLHERLHRQSREAPTRRQRPVKIDAPDFHRRTTSAAHPHSNAPERSTPPTLRRDRSLSTGEISHVTTAFTVEEEENGGAEASRMPSLPPSAETPPAGSYKPETGVAEAIPTPSNNEDRRVPTDSVRLHPLPIDAPPGNGERDDDEGYVDG, from the exons ATGACGACGACTACGGCGTCCACTCCTCACGACGTGGAGCCAACGGATTTACACGACGCGACCGGCTGCTCATCCCAGTGCCACGACGCAGGGACACCGACAAGTCAGTG TCACGACCTCTCCTGCTACTCGTTCGCCATGGTGTTCCTGGTGTTCCTGGTGGTGTGCATGGTCCTCCTTGCCATGCAGGGAAGACTGCAGGGAAAACTGCAGGGGGTCGTCCAAGACGCGGACGCTGCGGCCTCTCCCTTGCATCGTCCCGCCAGCCCCGGGCACGACGGCGCACTAAAAAGTCAG GCCCGTCTTCACGAACGCTTGCATCGACAGTCAAGAGAGGCCCCAACGCGCAGGCAGCGACCGGTAAAGATCGACGCCCCAGACTTTCATCGGCGAACCACCTCGGCTGCGCACCCACATTCGAATGCACCGGAGCGGAGTACCCCGCCTACCCTTCGGCGAGACCGCTCTCTCAGCACCGGCGAGATCTCGCACGTGAC GACGGCATTCACTGTCGAAGAGGAGGAGAACGGTGGGGCTGAAGCATCgcgaatgccttcgctgccgcccTCGGCCGAGACGCCCCCTGCTGGTAGCTACAAGCCCGAGACGGGCGTCGCGGAGGCCATACCGACGCCCTCGAACAATGAAGATCGCAGAGTCCCCACTGACAGCGTTAGACTCCATCCGCTGCCGATCGACGCGCCCCCTGGCAATGGAGAGCGGGACGACGACGAAGGATATGTCGACGGATAG